One genomic window of Parabacteroides pacaensis includes the following:
- a CDS encoding IPT/TIG domain-containing protein — translation MKHQLKVKRIVYATFCCLSLFCSSGCKDDPKNLVSEHNPDEPIVITDFTPKEGSARTRLYIHGKNFGSDVEQIAVKIGGVQAKVVGSNGEIIYCIVPFRATKGTVEVAVGPDSVYTQATESFQYQKKTLVSTLCGYVDETGKKEVKDGSFSECGFEGPRWMTVDPHNKNHIYLIDGFGISIRMLDIEKDSVSTLIQRGQGNWENIRQVEFTLSGDSMLVANEKDANQAIAVSVMTRQNGFKRPQPLLYAKQNNTCTIHPFNGELYFNSRLTGELMRYDWDTKQQEILYTIKNRDCQFFVFFHPTGNYAYMTVPNKKLIMKAEYDWENKTLKNANIFCGSEGQEACVDGQGTNARLGNPMQGCFVKNEQYVKEGREDVYDFYFSDQNSHAIRYLTPDGFVYTYAGRGSKGLNGNAWGYIDGDLKQEARFNQPVGIAYDEENKTFYIGDYNNSRIRTIVIDD, via the coding sequence ATGAAACATCAATTGAAAGTAAAAAGAATTGTTTATGCAACATTTTGTTGCTTGAGTCTATTTTGCTCTAGCGGTTGCAAAGATGATCCCAAGAATTTAGTGAGTGAACACAATCCGGATGAACCGATTGTAATCACAGATTTTACCCCGAAAGAAGGGTCTGCTCGTACAAGGTTATACATTCACGGAAAAAATTTCGGCAGTGATGTAGAACAAATAGCTGTAAAAATAGGAGGCGTACAAGCTAAAGTAGTAGGTAGCAATGGAGAAATCATTTATTGCATCGTTCCTTTCCGTGCCACGAAAGGAACCGTAGAAGTTGCCGTTGGCCCAGACTCTGTGTACACGCAAGCTACAGAGAGTTTCCAATATCAGAAAAAAACATTGGTTTCTACTTTATGCGGGTATGTAGACGAAACTGGGAAAAAGGAAGTAAAAGATGGTTCTTTCAGTGAATGTGGCTTTGAAGGGCCCAGATGGATGACCGTTGATCCCCACAATAAAAATCACATTTATTTAATCGATGGATTTGGTATTTCAATCAGAATGCTGGATATTGAAAAAGATTCCGTTTCTACCTTAATACAAAGAGGACAGGGAAATTGGGAAAACATACGTCAGGTTGAGTTTACATTAAGTGGAGACAGCATGCTTGTAGCTAACGAAAAAGATGCAAATCAAGCAATTGCAGTATCGGTCATGACCCGACAAAATGGATTCAAAAGACCACAGCCTCTCCTTTATGCCAAACAAAATAACACATGTACTATTCATCCGTTCAATGGCGAATTATATTTTAATTCCCGTCTAACAGGTGAATTAATGCGGTACGACTGGGACACGAAACAACAAGAAATCCTTTATACAATCAAAAACCGCGACTGTCAGTTTTTTGTTTTCTTTCATCCTACGGGGAACTATGCTTATATGACAGTACCGAATAAGAAATTAATTATGAAAGCGGAATATGATTGGGAAAATAAGACCTTGAAGAATGCGAACATTTTTTGCGGATCCGAAGGACAAGAGGCTTGTGTAGACGGACAAGGAACAAACGCCAGGTTAGGCAATCCGATGCAAGGTTGTTTCGTTAAAAACGAACAGTATGTAAAGGAAGGTCGGGAAGATGTATATGATTTTTATTTCAGCGATCAAAATTCCCATGCAATCCGTTACCTTACCCCTGACGGATTCGTATATACATATGCAGGCCGTGGAAGCAAAGGTTTAAATGGAAATGCTTGGGGATACATTGATGGGGATCTAAAGCAGGAAGCTCGTTTCAACCAACCTGTAGGGATTGCTTACGACGAGGAGAATAAAACCTTTTATATTGGCGACTATAATAATAGCCGTATCCGTACTATTGTAATTGACGATTAA
- a CDS encoding alpha amylase family protein: MRKRTLFFACISIFSLLIVCTPAGQQKQGTSKTEKPKYLWFDSEANFERLSSKDSICYYLDKAKATGFNTVVVDVRSLDGRVNYKSKFMKETRPEADWDYLQFFIDQSRKRGLKVCVSTMIFLGGRPATHRGIVYEDSWWDGKTAIEYTPEGLKDIRNDSTKVATFLNPALPEVQEYCLKFIRELLTNYEFDSFALDYCRYSGIETDFSDASRKAFEAYIGEDVPSFPSDIFTWEKDEQGSWYVKDGKYAPRWYEYRAKVIHDFIGKVKQEIKKIQPSVKLEYWAPSWHHVLYRQGQNWGSSDYDPSGTYSWATPHYKDMGFAKYLDAFMNGAYLEKVYGKDDPESMEYAFAKGREILGNEAVMLGSIYALHAGLMEDATYVALTQTDGLVVFDIVQVIQYNLWDVFKRAIEKAEK, from the coding sequence ATGAGAAAAAGAACTTTGTTTTTCGCGTGCATAAGTATATTTTCTTTATTGATAGTCTGCACCCCTGCAGGACAACAAAAGCAAGGAACTTCGAAAACAGAAAAACCGAAATATCTCTGGTTTGATTCCGAAGCAAACTTTGAAAGGCTCTCCTCGAAAGATTCTATTTGTTATTACTTGGATAAAGCAAAAGCCACCGGCTTTAATACAGTTGTAGTAGACGTCCGATCCTTAGACGGACGAGTAAATTACAAAAGCAAATTTATGAAAGAAACTCGTCCTGAAGCTGATTGGGATTATTTGCAATTCTTTATTGACCAATCTCGAAAGCGTGGGTTAAAAGTCTGTGTATCCACTATGATTTTTCTGGGTGGACGTCCGGCAACCCATCGAGGAATTGTCTACGAAGATTCTTGGTGGGATGGGAAGACAGCTATTGAATATACTCCCGAAGGATTGAAAGACATTCGCAACGATTCAACCAAAGTCGCTACTTTTCTGAACCCCGCCTTACCGGAAGTGCAAGAGTATTGTTTGAAATTTATCCGCGAGTTACTTACCAACTACGAATTCGACTCTTTTGCCTTAGATTACTGTCGTTATTCGGGAATAGAAACCGACTTTTCTGATGCCTCCCGGAAAGCATTCGAAGCCTATATAGGCGAAGATGTACCCTCTTTTCCTTCTGATATTTTTACATGGGAGAAAGATGAACAAGGTTCCTGGTATGTGAAAGACGGTAAATATGCCCCTCGTTGGTATGAATATCGGGCAAAAGTAATTCACGACTTCATAGGGAAAGTGAAACAAGAAATCAAGAAAATACAACCTTCCGTAAAATTGGAATATTGGGCTCCCTCCTGGCATCATGTTCTTTACCGGCAAGGACAGAATTGGGGCAGTTCCGATTACGATCCCTCTGGAACCTATTCTTGGGCTACCCCTCATTATAAAGACATGGGATTTGCAAAATATCTGGATGCTTTTATGAATGGAGCTTATCTGGAAAAAGTTTATGGAAAAGACGATCCCGAATCTATGGAATATGCCTTTGCCAAAGGCCGTGAAATCCTGGGAAACGAAGCAGTTATGCTAGGAAGCATCTATGCCCTCCATGCCGGATTAATGGAAGATGCCACTTATGTGGCCTTGACGCAGACCGACGGATTGGTCGTATTCGATATTGTACAAGTAATTCAATATAACTTATGGGATGTATTTAAACGAGCCATAGAAAAAGCGGAGAAATAA
- a CDS encoding DUF6259 domain-containing protein, protein MMKKLFPKSLSLFMLGFLLSVGGQAAPHSLITREEGKITLHDGALSLTFADKDEFRFLDMKQGETHWLPESGMPGILWKLTLKGPNGVNPQPLPSNGIYEGVKIKEDSPAKATLVFNWTMRLSKNVYYPVRVLVSLTKGTGLAEWNIETDLPAEWKVTQVDFPRLTVKRQEDAKVILPFGWGTEYNFSGGAAYLVEYPSCRGAMQMICMQQDKMAFYYATHDANANIKRFRINGAGNTAIFTTEVVTSESWTPAGGGTFRLPWAVSVGLSPQGWEQAAVQWYKPFTQTTVWGKKSLASRKIPEWVLNADLWLRPHYVADTTWTSLKKGLDFFGPQTAFHWYQWHQIEYDVDYPEYFPPREGFVSMVKEIHKKGSHVIPYTNGRLWDPASESYARLNGKDASCRKEDGTLYTEIYGSRVPNTITCPSSQIWRKIIIELADRIQQELGTDGLYIDQVGAAMGVPCWASNHPHAPGGGDFWHYSYRSLLEKVRADLRPGNILITEENAECFIDLFDIMLMVNSPQSIYSKLVPLFPLVYSDRVVVNGFLYYPKTEKINSMTFRLKNTIGLLWGTQLGWIEPERIMAPEAKAEAEFLRTLTGFRKKQHDLIYGGTFVKELVPLGDNPVIQVENMGAYAVVQGAVWKSSQGKEALLLVNMDTRSHRVEIPGKGEQVIEATGCMRIEL, encoded by the coding sequence ATGATGAAGAAACTATTCCCGAAAAGTTTAAGTCTGTTTATGCTGGGTTTTCTCCTATCCGTAGGAGGACAAGCAGCCCCTCATTCTCTTATTACCAGAGAAGAAGGAAAAATTACCCTACATGACGGTGCGTTGTCTTTAACTTTTGCAGATAAGGATGAATTCCGGTTCCTGGACATGAAGCAAGGAGAAACGCATTGGTTACCGGAAAGCGGAATGCCTGGCATTCTGTGGAAATTGACCTTGAAAGGTCCCAATGGCGTAAATCCTCAGCCCCTTCCCTCGAACGGGATATATGAAGGTGTAAAAATAAAAGAAGATTCGCCGGCAAAGGCAACGCTTGTCTTTAACTGGACGATGCGCCTGTCTAAAAACGTCTATTATCCTGTACGCGTACTGGTATCGTTAACAAAAGGAACGGGGCTGGCCGAATGGAACATCGAAACCGATCTCCCGGCGGAGTGGAAAGTTACCCAAGTCGATTTTCCCCGCCTTACCGTAAAACGGCAGGAAGACGCAAAAGTTATTTTGCCTTTCGGATGGGGAACCGAATATAATTTCTCCGGTGGTGCTGCGTATCTTGTTGAATACCCTTCTTGCCGGGGAGCCATGCAAATGATATGTATGCAACAAGATAAAATGGCGTTCTATTACGCTACCCACGATGCAAACGCCAATATTAAAAGATTCAGGATCAATGGAGCCGGAAACACAGCTATTTTTACTACCGAAGTCGTTACCTCCGAAAGTTGGACACCGGCAGGAGGCGGTACTTTCCGTTTACCTTGGGCGGTATCTGTCGGCCTGTCACCCCAAGGATGGGAACAAGCTGCCGTGCAATGGTACAAACCTTTTACCCAAACCACCGTATGGGGGAAGAAATCACTAGCTTCCAGGAAAATCCCCGAATGGGTACTTAACGCCGATTTGTGGCTTCGGCCACACTATGTGGCAGATACAACTTGGACATCCTTAAAAAAAGGATTGGATTTTTTCGGGCCTCAAACCGCCTTCCACTGGTATCAATGGCATCAAATTGAATACGATGTAGATTATCCGGAATATTTCCCGCCCCGCGAAGGATTTGTCTCTATGGTAAAAGAAATACACAAAAAAGGATCTCACGTAATCCCCTACACGAATGGTCGTTTATGGGACCCTGCGAGCGAAAGCTATGCCCGGTTGAATGGGAAAGACGCCTCTTGCCGGAAAGAAGACGGTACGTTATATACTGAAATTTACGGTTCGAGAGTGCCAAATACTATCACTTGCCCCTCATCGCAAATCTGGCGTAAAATTATTATCGAACTGGCGGATCGCATACAACAAGAATTAGGAACAGATGGTCTTTATATAGATCAGGTAGGAGCTGCTATGGGAGTTCCCTGCTGGGCATCCAATCACCCGCATGCTCCTGGCGGAGGTGATTTTTGGCATTACTCTTACCGGTCGTTATTGGAAAAAGTAAGAGCAGACTTACGTCCGGGAAACATTCTGATTACCGAAGAAAATGCCGAATGCTTTATCGATCTGTTTGATATTATGTTAATGGTAAATTCCCCTCAAAGCATTTATAGTAAATTGGTACCTCTTTTCCCGTTAGTATATTCAGACCGGGTAGTGGTGAACGGTTTCTTGTATTATCCGAAAACCGAGAAAATTAATTCGATGACTTTCCGCTTGAAAAATACCATAGGGCTTCTCTGGGGAACCCAACTCGGCTGGATAGAGCCGGAACGGATTATGGCTCCCGAGGCAAAAGCAGAAGCGGAGTTTCTCCGGACACTTACCGGATTTCGTAAAAAACAGCACGACTTAATCTATGGCGGTACTTTTGTAAAAGAACTGGTTCCCCTCGGAGACAATCCTGTTATACAAGTAGAGAACATGGGTGCGTATGCCGTTGTACAAGGAGCCGTATGGAAATCCTCGCAAGGAAAGGAAGCCCTATTATTAGTAAATATGGATACCCGGTCACACCGTGTTGAAATTCCGGGCAAAGGAGAACAAGTAATAGAAGCCACAGGATGCATGAGAATAGAATTATAA
- the purT gene encoding formate-dependent phosphoribosylglycinamide formyltransferase, which produces MVKIGTPLSATAKKVILCGSGELGKEFVIELQRYGIEVIALDKYENAPAMQVAHRSYVVSMLDGPKLREIIEKEKPDYIVPEVEAIATTTLMELEKEGYRVIPTAKATYLTMNREGIRRLAAEELGLPTSPYRFAATFEEFKDAVKTIGMPCVVKPIMSSSGHGQSVVRTESQILQAWEYAQEGGRAGAGKVIVEGFVNFDYEITQLTIRHIGGTSFCEPIGHVQVDGDYRESWQPQQMSSQAKEKAREIARKITEALGGRGIFGVELFVKGDEVIFSEVSPRPHDTGMVTMISQDLSQFALHARAVLGLPIPNIQFHGPSASRAVVVEGDSDRLAFGNLEKVLSQPDTQMRIFGKPEVHGHRRMAVLLARGESVEEARAKTGKAYDVLEMEL; this is translated from the coding sequence ATGGTTAAAATAGGAACACCCCTGTCGGCTACCGCCAAGAAAGTAATTCTTTGCGGTTCCGGAGAATTAGGAAAAGAATTTGTAATAGAACTACAACGATATGGCATAGAAGTCATCGCACTCGATAAATATGAAAATGCACCTGCTATGCAGGTAGCCCACCGTTCGTATGTAGTATCTATGCTGGATGGCCCTAAACTACGCGAAATCATAGAAAAAGAAAAACCCGATTATATCGTCCCCGAAGTAGAAGCGATTGCCACCACCACCTTGATGGAATTGGAAAAAGAAGGTTACCGGGTCATTCCCACCGCAAAAGCTACTTACCTCACCATGAACCGGGAAGGCATTCGCCGTTTAGCCGCAGAAGAGTTAGGGCTTCCTACCTCCCCCTATCGCTTTGCTGCCACATTCGAAGAATTTAAAGATGCCGTAAAAACTATAGGTATGCCTTGTGTGGTAAAACCTATTATGAGCTCTTCGGGACACGGGCAAAGTGTAGTCCGCACGGAAAGCCAGATCCTTCAGGCGTGGGAATATGCACAAGAAGGAGGCCGTGCCGGAGCCGGCAAAGTAATCGTAGAAGGCTTTGTAAATTTCGATTATGAAATTACCCAACTTACCATCCGTCACATCGGAGGGACCTCTTTCTGCGAACCTATCGGGCACGTGCAAGTAGACGGCGATTATCGCGAATCATGGCAACCACAGCAAATGTCCTCTCAAGCAAAAGAAAAAGCACGCGAAATAGCCCGTAAGATTACAGAAGCCTTGGGAGGCCGGGGTATTTTCGGCGTAGAACTTTTTGTGAAAGGAGACGAAGTGATATTCAGCGAAGTATCCCCCCGTCCGCACGACACGGGAATGGTCACCATGATCTCCCAGGATTTATCCCAATTTGCCTTACATGCTCGTGCTGTATTAGGTTTACCCATTCCTAACATTCAATTTCACGGACCCTCAGCTTCGCGTGCAGTCGTGGTAGAAGGCGATTCGGATCGATTGGCATTCGGTAACCTGGAAAAGGTATTAAGCCAGCCTGATACACAAATGCGTATTTTCGGTAAACCTGAAGTACATGGTCATCGACGTATGGCAGTCCTTTTGGCACGCGGCGAATCTGTAGAAGAAGCACGTGCTAAGACCGGAAAAGCTTATGATGTATTAGAAATGGAGTTATAA
- a CDS encoding M64 family metallopeptidase, translating to MKKLLFSFFLFCVTTAVFAQFDTWFYPKTMRMDYFRCGDGNGEEIYLDEIIEEPYWGGSTVTLVDQTGYGNYFVKIYDAASNQLLYSKGYNVLFGEWQATEEAKNTRRCYTESVVFPYPRKNVKVVLETRNRQGTFEKRFEYKIDVNSYFIKREHKNYQTFDIVYSGNPAKKVDIVLLPEGYTPDQYEQFKDDCQKFADAIFTFSPYKENKHHFNVRGVWSPSVDAGVDIPGDYTWKETVLNSNFYTFDSERYLMTADYKSVRNLAASVPYDLIYIIANTKKYGGGAIYNYYGISSIGQEDSYEKVYVHEFGHLFLGLADEYEGDTSYNDLYPKDIEPWEPNITNLIDFDKKWKHMLPAGVPVPTPVEGKYAGGLGVFEGGGYCTKGMYRPAKTCLMRTFYQTDSFCPVCKEAILKQINLYTK from the coding sequence ATGAAAAAACTTTTATTTTCCTTCTTTCTATTTTGTGTAACGACTGCCGTATTTGCCCAGTTCGACACATGGTTTTACCCCAAAACCATGCGGATGGATTATTTCCGGTGCGGCGATGGAAACGGAGAAGAAATTTATCTGGATGAAATAATAGAAGAACCCTATTGGGGAGGCTCCACGGTAACGTTGGTAGACCAGACCGGTTATGGAAATTATTTTGTCAAAATCTATGATGCTGCTTCCAATCAATTACTATACTCCAAGGGCTATAATGTCCTTTTCGGAGAATGGCAAGCCACCGAAGAAGCAAAAAATACGAGAAGATGCTATACCGAATCCGTTGTTTTCCCCTATCCCCGGAAAAATGTAAAAGTCGTACTGGAAACCCGGAACCGGCAAGGAACCTTTGAGAAACGCTTCGAATATAAAATAGATGTAAACAGTTATTTCATTAAACGGGAACATAAAAACTACCAGACATTCGATATTGTATATTCCGGAAATCCGGCAAAGAAAGTAGACATTGTACTCCTTCCGGAAGGATATACCCCCGACCAGTACGAACAATTCAAAGACGACTGCCAGAAGTTTGCCGATGCCATTTTTACTTTTTCACCTTATAAGGAAAACAAACATCATTTTAATGTTCGCGGCGTTTGGTCACCTTCGGTAGATGCCGGTGTGGACATTCCCGGTGACTATACTTGGAAAGAAACCGTACTTAATTCCAACTTTTACACTTTTGATTCTGAACGGTATCTGATGACGGCCGATTATAAATCTGTCCGTAACTTGGCAGCCTCCGTCCCTTACGATCTGATTTATATCATCGCTAACACGAAAAAATATGGCGGCGGAGCCATTTATAACTATTACGGAATCAGTTCGATAGGACAAGAAGATTCCTATGAAAAAGTGTATGTCCACGAATTCGGGCATCTTTTTCTGGGACTTGCGGACGAATATGAAGGCGACACCTCATATAACGACCTTTATCCAAAAGACATAGAACCTTGGGAACCTAACATTACCAATTTAATCGATTTCGATAAAAAATGGAAACACATGCTTCCGGCAGGAGTTCCTGTCCCTACTCCGGTAGAAGGAAAATATGCGGGTGGACTGGGGGTTTTTGAAGGAGGCGGATATTGCACCAAAGGGATGTACCGTCCTGCCAAAACTTGTCTGATGCGTACTTTTTACCAGACCGATTCTTTCTGTCCGGTTTGTAAAGAGGCTATCCTGAAACAGATTAATTTATATACGAAATAA
- a CDS encoding 1,4-dihydroxy-2-naphthoate polyprenyltransferase: MTRMQAWLEAARPKTLTASLSPVLLGIALAVHDGVFHLVPAILCLLVGISAQIASNLANDYFDYKKGADQPDRLGPARAVASGWIAPQAMLLATIKTLAFTCLCGMGLLFFAGWELLGVGIAIVIFALAYSAGPFPLAYNGLGDICVLLFYGIVPVCFTYYVQAHTFTWQVFILSLALGFLSINILVINNYRDYEQDKKANKRTTVVLFGKKFAIRFYLINLILALICGFVGIGIKIESVLLLGFCTLLFYFTWKEMNTKIGTALNRTLAHTARNVLIYAFVLSVSLLLTVNA, from the coding sequence ATGACACGCATGCAAGCATGGTTAGAAGCTGCACGTCCCAAAACGTTGACAGCTTCCTTGAGTCCCGTACTGTTGGGAATAGCCTTGGCAGTTCACGATGGCGTGTTTCATCTGGTTCCGGCTATTCTTTGCTTGTTGGTGGGTATCTCGGCACAAATCGCTTCTAATTTGGCAAACGACTATTTCGACTATAAAAAAGGAGCTGACCAGCCTGACCGTTTAGGTCCCGCACGTGCTGTTGCTTCCGGATGGATAGCCCCGCAAGCTATGCTGCTGGCTACGATAAAAACGTTAGCTTTTACTTGCCTTTGCGGTATGGGTTTACTTTTCTTTGCCGGATGGGAGTTGTTGGGAGTGGGCATTGCCATCGTGATTTTTGCTTTAGCTTATTCGGCAGGGCCTTTCCCGTTAGCATATAATGGATTGGGAGATATCTGCGTACTTTTATTTTATGGAATAGTCCCCGTTTGCTTTACCTACTATGTACAAGCCCATACATTTACTTGGCAAGTATTTATATTATCGTTAGCTTTAGGATTCCTTTCCATTAATATTTTAGTAATCAATAACTATCGCGATTATGAACAAGATAAAAAAGCCAACAAACGAACGACTGTAGTGTTATTTGGGAAAAAATTCGCTATCCGGTTTTACTTGATTAACCTTATATTAGCCTTGATCTGCGGTTTTGTAGGAATAGGAATAAAGATAGAATCCGTTCTACTACTTGGTTTCTGCACCCTTCTTTTTTATTTTACCTGGAAAGAAATGAATACTAAAATAGGAACAGCACTCAATAGAACACTAGCCCATACAGCCAGGAATGTATTGATCTACGCGTTTGTTTTGTCTGTTAGTTTGCTTTTAACAGTTAATGCTTGA
- a CDS encoding hybrid sensor histidine kinase/response regulator, which yields MEKYANLSREELIERLEKSEAGKNENPDSWFYNNEAIVSKTINLKKAIADILIVLLHSESSEAIDRALVAVMDFFDADRAYIHLYDWKNRKASLAFEVTRDRLFSIIEELSNMSYDECPWWCSHILRGKDIVIPCVAEMPPEAKNEKETLEFQEIVSLVALPLFSDGTVVASLGLDAVRTFRNWTSFEIENLRLFGEIILIALERGRALQQVQASEKLLRKSEENYRLKAIQSEELLTKLKLVMGMRDSLLWEYDVATDTIHIELQLIANQSQEACSLAFRVLHNKQDFWEVVYPADRQNVFDNHFERLLRGEIDHYIIQYRRLSALGYIWVEADVRISQRNPDGSPSKVLYYLTNIHERIQQQKRIDSLNQLMDLILKNVPVVIIVKDIKTMQYLYFNKAAENFTGLKFENVIGHTDYEIYTDQEFAQSVRDLDNLAIEKGEYTCYAADCKNTCGEIRVINSMRLVINDLSNQPEEPPLLVTLIWDITEERQKEIKLIKAQEADKLKSAFLANMSHEIRTPLNAIVGFSGILAETEDKAERQHFLSIIHKNNELLLQLINDILDFSKIESGKLDYSYEEVDLKDICREMFQIHSLKINFGVQLVFDEKNLPSVPLYTDPNRVSQIISNFLTNAIKFTQQGHIILSYQIQKEVVCVSVTDTGIGISEENLPDVFQRFVKLNEFKQGTGLGLAICRMLVNKLGGTIGVDSKLGVGSTFWFTLPLKEISEKKIEFPAQKNSLSEHKLLTGKEDEKELTGLSESQVVKEIKESNTDKKYILVAEDVRENYLLIKALLGKEYNLLHAWNGQEAVDLFEEYSPALVLMDLKMPVKDGFEATREIKAKSPGIPVVALSAFAFEAEKEKAIRYGFDDYLVKPFKVNELKQKVTNYIR from the coding sequence GTGGAAAAATATGCAAATCTTTCTAGAGAAGAACTCATCGAGAGACTAGAAAAGTCAGAAGCTGGGAAAAATGAAAATCCCGATTCCTGGTTTTATAATAACGAAGCAATTGTATCGAAAACGATAAATTTGAAAAAGGCAATTGCCGATATTCTGATTGTGTTATTACATTCCGAATCATCGGAAGCTATAGATAGGGCCCTAGTAGCAGTAATGGATTTTTTTGATGCAGATAGAGCTTATATTCATTTATATGATTGGAAAAATAGAAAGGCATCTTTAGCTTTCGAAGTCACTCGTGACCGTCTTTTTTCCATTATCGAAGAGCTTTCAAATATGTCTTATGATGAATGTCCCTGGTGGTGTAGCCACATTTTACGTGGTAAAGACATCGTTATTCCATGTGTAGCGGAGATGCCTCCCGAAGCAAAGAATGAAAAGGAGACTCTTGAATTTCAAGAAATTGTATCACTTGTTGCCTTGCCTTTATTTTCAGACGGAACAGTTGTTGCTTCCTTAGGCTTGGACGCTGTTAGGACTTTCCGGAATTGGACTTCATTTGAGATAGAGAATCTTCGTTTATTCGGAGAAATTATATTGATAGCTTTAGAACGCGGACGTGCTCTTCAGCAAGTACAAGCTTCGGAAAAGTTATTAAGGAAAAGCGAAGAAAATTATCGTTTAAAAGCCATTCAAAGCGAAGAATTGCTTACCAAGTTAAAATTGGTAATGGGGATGCGCGATTCGTTATTGTGGGAGTATGATGTAGCTACCGATACCATCCATATAGAATTGCAATTAATTGCTAATCAGAGCCAGGAAGCCTGTTCGTTAGCTTTCCGTGTATTGCACAACAAGCAAGATTTTTGGGAGGTTGTTTATCCGGCAGACCGGCAAAATGTTTTCGATAACCATTTTGAACGGTTGTTACGGGGAGAAATAGATCATTATATTATTCAGTATCGGCGTCTGTCCGCATTAGGTTATATATGGGTAGAGGCCGATGTACGTATCTCGCAGAGGAATCCTGATGGAAGCCCTTCAAAAGTACTTTATTATTTGACTAATATCCATGAACGTATTCAACAACAAAAAAGAATCGATTCATTAAATCAGTTGATGGATTTGATTTTGAAAAATGTCCCGGTTGTAATAATAGTAAAAGATATCAAGACGATGCAATATCTCTATTTCAATAAGGCTGCCGAAAATTTTACAGGATTGAAATTCGAGAATGTGATAGGGCATACGGATTATGAAATATATACCGATCAGGAATTTGCCCAATCTGTCCGCGATCTAGACAATTTAGCTATTGAAAAAGGAGAATATACTTGTTATGCAGCCGATTGTAAAAATACCTGTGGTGAAATACGGGTGATCAATTCCATGCGCCTTGTTATTAATGACTTGTCTAATCAACCGGAAGAGCCCCCTTTGTTGGTTACTTTGATTTGGGATATTACAGAAGAACGCCAAAAAGAAATAAAATTGATAAAAGCGCAGGAAGCGGATAAATTGAAATCAGCCTTTTTAGCGAACATGAGTCATGAAATCCGTACTCCGTTGAATGCCATTGTCGGTTTTTCCGGTATTCTTGCGGAGACAGAAGATAAAGCCGAACGTCAGCATTTCCTTTCTATTATCCATAAGAACAATGAATTACTGCTGCAATTAATTAATGATATTCTGGATTTTTCCAAAATAGAATCCGGAAAACTCGATTACTCTTATGAGGAAGTAGATTTGAAAGACATTTGCCGTGAAATGTTTCAAATTCATTCTTTGAAAATTAATTTTGGTGTACAATTGGTTTTTGATGAAAAGAATCTGCCTTCCGTTCCGTTGTATACAGATCCGAACCGAGTTTCCCAGATCATTTCTAATTTTTTGACTAATGCGATCAAGTTTACCCAACAGGGACATATTATTTTATCTTATCAAATTCAGAAAGAAGTTGTATGCGTCTCTGTCACAGATACGGGAATAGGAATTTCGGAAGAAAATCTGCCGGATGTATTCCAACGGTTTGTTAAGCTGAATGAATTTAAGCAAGGCACAGGCTTAGGGTTGGCTATCTGTCGTATGCTGGTAAATAAGTTAGGCGGAACTATCGGAGTAGATTCTAAATTGGGGGTCGGTTCTACATTTTGGTTTACTTTGCCTTTGAAAGAAATTTCCGAAAAAAAGATAGAGTTTCCTGCACAAAAGAATAGCTTATCGGAACATAAGCTATTGACGGGGAAAGAAGACGAAAAAGAATTAACAGGACTCTCGGAAAGTCAGGTTGTGAAAGAAATAAAAGAAAGCAATACAGATAAAAAATACATTCTTGTAGCAGAAGATGTAAGGGAAAATTATTTATTAATAAAGGCATTATTAGGAAAAGAATATAACTTGTTACATGCTTGGAACGGCCAGGAAGCGGTGGATCTGTTTGAAGAATACTCACCTGCATTAGTATTGATGGATTTGAAAATGCCCGTAAAAGATGGATTCGAAGCTACCAGGGAAATAAAAGCCAAGTCTCCCGGCATACCCGTTGTCGCTTTAAGCGCTTTTGCCTTTGAAGCGGAGAAAGAAAAAGCGATACGTTATGGGTTCGACGATTATTTGGTAAAACCGTTTAAAGTGAATGAACTCAAGCAAAAAGTTACAAATTATATACGTTGA